Below is a genomic region from Ferribacterium limneticum.
GCCCAGTTGAGAACGCGACCGGCAATCCGGACACCAATCAGCTTGCCGCTGACCGAGGCGACCAGCAGCACCGCAGCGGCAATGAACACGGCGGTGCCGCCGACATTCCAGTTGGTGCGCAGGCCGGTGGACAGGAAGAAGACCGGCATGACGACGAGCAGCACGTGGTGGCGCAGCAAGTCCATTTTTTCCTGATCGAACCACTCGGCTTCCATGCTCGCCCCGGCCAGAAAGGCACCGACCATGAAATGCAGCCCGGCCCAGTCGGCGCCGAAGGAAACCACGGCCAGCCAGATCAGCGCGACATACCAGCGGTCGCGCTCGGCCAGCCGGACCATCAGTTTGTGGAAAAGCCAGGCAGCGACGATAAAGGCGACGAGGAACGTGCCCTGACGGCCGATGCGCTCCCAGTCCATGAGAATGAGCGCCAGCACGCCCCAGATGGCGATGTCGTCGAGGCTGGCGTAGCGCAGGATGCGCTGGCCGATCGGCTGGCGCAGCACTTCGAGCTTTTCCATGAGCAGGATCAGGATGGGTAGCGCGGTGACTGCGCAGGCCATGCCGACGCCGACGACGAATTGCCAGGTCAGCGCCTTCGGCCCCATCCAGCCGTCGACGGTCAGCATCAGCGCCGCGGCGGCGCAGCCGAAGAGCAGCGGCGTGCCGAGCGCCAAACCGGCCGTGATGCCGCTCTCCCGGCGATGGGCCCAGGCTTTCCTGAGATCGAGTTCGATACCGGCGATCATCACGAAAAGCATGACCGCCCACCAGGCAATGCCATTCAGCGACTGGATGACGGTCGGGTTGAAGACGAACTGGTAGTACTCGGGGTAGGCCTTGCCGAGGATTCCCGGCCCGAGCAGGATGCCGGTGATGATCTGAACGACGACGAGCGGCGCGTAATAATCGGTGTTGCCGAGCCGCCAGATCAGGTAGGGAACGGTGAAGATGATCGCCATGGCGATCAGGAAGATTTCGGTCGTGTTCATGTCAGTCGGCGCAGTATGAGTAGGGGTAGGCGCAGCACGAAGCCGATGAAGAGCCGGGTGTGCATCCAGGTCAGCAGGGTATTGTCGCGCAGATATTTGAAGTGGGAAACGCCGCCTTCGTCGGCCCGGAAATAACGCACCGGGGCGTCGATATTGACCGGCTTCACGCCCTCCCAGCACAGGCGGACGACGGCTTCCGGATCAAAATCGAAACGCCGCATGAAGCGGTTGGCGCGCATGATCCTGATCAGCGGCATAACGGGATAAACGCGGAAACCATAGAGCGAATCACCAATGCCCATCCATAGCGTTTCTAGATTGGCCCAGCCATTCGAGACCTTGCGACCATTGACACGCAGGGCCGGTGCATCGGCGGCGAAGACCGGCTTGCCGAGCACCATTTTGTCCGGTTCGGCCTGCGAGGCGGCCATGAAGGCAGGGATCAGGTCGGCTGGGTGCTGGCCATCGGAATCCATGGTCAGGGCGTGGGTGAAGCCGGCCGCGGCGGCCAGCGTGATGCCTTCGAGCACGGCCGAGCCTTTGCCACGATTTTCCGGCAGAACGATTATTTTCAGGCCCTCATCGTCAGCGGCCAGTGCCTGCAGTTTTTCGGCACTGCCGTCGGTGCTGCCATCGACCACGACCCATACCGGCGTCCATTGCGCCCGGGCAGCACGCACGGTGTCGAGCACCTTGGGGCCGGGGTTGTAGCTGGGAATCAGGACGAGATGGGTTTTTGAAGCGGCGGGCATGGTGAAAAGGGTTCGGGCAGGAGTTCAGGCAGCAAATGCTACGGTCGACCGGAAATTTTGGCCAAATTCGAAATGAAAGTAGGCGTCGAGTTCGGCCGTAAATGCCTGAATGTTGGTCGGTGGCGGAAAGCGCCGGCCGAGGCGGACTCGGCAGGTAAGTGGCAGTTCGGGGCGACGGAAAAGCGGCCAGGCCTTGCCGAGATACGGGGTGGAAAACTCGATGAGCAAGGTCTGAACGTCGACCTTGCTGCGGTTGGCAATCAGCCCGACGCTCGGCGAGCTGGCGTCGAAGGGAAAATCTAGCGTGCGCGAACCTTCGGGAAAAATGACCAGATGGGCGCCTTGCTCCAACTCGTCGCGCCCCCCGAGGATCATGTCGAGCGCCGCATCGTTGCGAATGTAGCGGGCCAGTCGGGCGGCAGCGCCGAACAGCAGGTTGTCCATGAGCGCCGCCTTCATGACGCAGACGGCGTTCGGTAACCGGGAGACGATCATCACTGCGTCGAGCAGGGAAGGATGGTTGGCGGCAACGATGAGCGGCCCCTGGTCACGCAGGCGGTCGATCTCGGCCAGGTCGAAACGGCAGGCGCAGAAAACGGTCAGAACGCGCAGATAAAGCCGGAAACCCCATGAAATCGCGGCACGGCCAAAAGTTTGACCGAGACGCCGGGGCAGCAGGAAATCGAGGACCAGCGCACAGGGCAGCCAGATCAGGCAAAGCACGGCCAGCGCGCCGAGACCGATGACCATGGCCAGGTACTCGTAGGCCATCCACAGGGGATTGCCTGCGCGCGAACGATCAGTCATCGACCTTGACGCGGGTCGACGACTCTCCGAAAACCCAGGTGAAGGCGACGCCGGCGGCGAAGTAATCCTTCTGGCGAACCAGCGGGCTGTCCTCGAAAGTCGCCCCGCTCAGATTGTCGTAACGGACGAAGCCGCCGACCCAGTATTTCGAAAAACGCTTGGACAGCGCGACAAGGTACTGCATGCCGGCGTAGCCAGCCTTGGCCTCGTAGGCCGGGCGATCGGCCGTCGCGTACTGCGGGGCGACGGTGTAGTAGTAGGCGTGCTGGCGCTTGTCGCCGAACAGCGGGCCGGCCAGCATGCCGAGATTCCAGCCGCCCATGCCCGGGATGTCGGTGATGTCCATGTTGAGCTTGGGATGGAAAACCCAGCCGATGGTCTTCGGCGATCCCTCGACCGTCACCGCTGCGCGCAGCGGCAGCAGCAATTTGACGAAGCGGGCACGGTTTTCGGAGCGCCAGAAGGTGACGTCCATTTGCGGCCCGATCTCGAAGGTTCCCTCAAGATCCGGCATGCCGGCACGCGCCGTGATGTCGTCGCTGCTCACCGGTGGCGCGAGAGCCAGGCTGACCGTCAGGTCGAGCCGGTCGGAATCGAAAAAGCTGCCGCGGATACCCTGGCGGTCAGCCTTCAGGAAATCGCCGTGGTAAGTGAAATGCGGCACCGGCATGAGGAAATTGTGCGTCTGATCCGAGCCGCGATAGGACGGAAAACTGAAGGCAGCCAGACCGGCTCCGATTTCCCACAGCGGCTGGTCGCCGGCGGCCTGTACACCGCTGGCCACGGCAGCTAGTCCGAGCACTGCCAGCGCGCCCTTGCGCAATTTTTTCGACATGGCCATCAGGCTTCCTCCAGCGAGTGTGAGGCCATTGCCTCGATTTCCAGCAACAGATCATGCCGGCAAATATCGGCCTGCATGTAGACAATTTCGGCCATGCCGACCAGCGGCGCCAGCGTTTCGCGGATAACCCGGAAATCGGCGGCCTGACGGACATAGACGCGGTAGGAAAGATCGGTCAGCGCGTACGGCCCAGTGCGGCACAAGCGATTGGCCTCAGCGACCACAGCAGCAATATTGGCCATCGATTCGCGGCATTGCCCAGCCACATCGCCCGGCGCCACGGTCTCATGACCAACGATGCTCGCCGTGCCAGAGATGAACAGGATTTCCTGCGCTGGAGGGTAAACCAGCGTGCCGCGCGAGAAAGTCGGGCTGCGCGGACCGTAATCTGCCGGATAGTTGTAGGCACTGACCTGACGCGGGTTCTCGAGTGCTACCGCCGGCAAGGCACCGGCCATGAAGGCGATGCTCAGCGGGCTGCCGGCCAGGCCGATGGCACAAGCCGCCGGCACGTTGCCGGTAGCGTCACGGTGGCAGTCGAGGAAGGCATCCTGGCGGCCGATGTTGAATTGGCGATAGCGCTCCAGACCATCGGTTTCCAGATTGATCGCCGACAGATAGTTCCAGACCCGCCACAAATGCGGCACTTGCTCTGCGTCGAGCAGTCGGAAGATGCGCCGATAGGCCTCCTCGCTCGCCGCCTGCAGGGGCGAACCCTTGGCCGAGGCCGCGAAATCGGCTTCGTCGAGTTCCATGACACCATAAAGCAGACCATTCGTGCGCCGCCAGACAATGCCCTCACAGCAGCCGGCAACGACCGGCTGATCGCTCAGCCAGGTTTCATGGATGGCCGCTGAAGTTGCCCCGAGCAAGGGGGCAAAAACCCGCTGTACAGGCCAGACCGGCACAGCACCGCTGGGCGGCTCGCCGACCAGGGCGCCACCGAGTTCGCTGCCGGTTTCACGTGAAACAGCAGATGGCGAGGAAACGAACTGAAGAGCCACTATGCGTTGTAAACGACCGCGTCGTCGACCTTGCGGATGTTGAAGCGGCGACGTTTCCAGCCCATGAAGGCGCGTTTCGGTTGGGTGATGTTGGCGATGTAATAGATCAGTTTGAACATCATGATCGAACGCCAGATCGGCGTCTTGCCGAAAATATCGCCGGCCAGCATGGAGAGTACGGCCTCCTTGGCCCGGAAAACGTTGCTCGGTCCCATGAAAAAGTCGCGCATGATCGGGTTGGTCACGCGGTAGATGAACCACGAGAATTCCTTCGGCCCGTGCTTCATGAGCGCGTCGAATTTTTTGAGCGCCGCCGGTGCCTTGGCCGGATTTTTCAGGCAGGTATCGATGGCTTCGGCAGCGATGACGCCGCTGTTCATGGCGAGCAGCACGCCGGACGAGAACACCGGGTCGATGAAGGCGTAGGCGTCGCCGAGCATGACGTAGTTGTTGCCGTGATTGCGCTCGGAAACATAGGAGAAGTTACCCGTCGCCTCGACTTCGTTGATCAGCTTGGCGTCTTGCAGGCGCTCCATCAGCTTCGGGCATTGGGCAAAACCGTCGCGCAGGAATTGCTCGAGACTGCGTTCGCCCTTGGTCTTCATGTAGTACGGCCAGGTCACCATACCGATGCTGGTGATGTCGTTCTGCATCGGTATGAACCAGAACCAGCCGTGCTCGAACCAGAAAATGGTGATGTTGCCTTCGGCCTGCCCTTCATGGCGCTTGGCCCCGGTGAAGTGGCCATAGATCGCCGAGCTGTTGTGCTTCGGGTTACGGTGTTTGATCTGGAAACGGTTGGCTAGGAAGGTATCGCGGCCCGAGGCATCGACGACAAAGCGGGCCTGCCATTCGGTTTCCCGGCCATCGTCATGCATGGCGCGGACGTTGGCGGTATTGTCCGGCAGGAATTCGACAGCCTTGGCTTTGCAGCCTTCATGAACTTCGACACCTTTTTTCTCGGCGTTGCGGATCAGGATGGTATCGAACTCGTCGCGCTTGACCTGGTAGGCGGTGGGCATCGACTTGTCCCAGGCATCGGCAAAGACAAATACTGATGACATTTCATGGTTCGGTGAAACGAACTCGGCGCCGGGTTTGACCATGCCGATTGCCTTGACTTCCTCGGCGATGCCCATCCGCTCGAAGAGCGGCAGATTGGCCGGCAGCAATGATTCGCCGATATGAAAACGCGGGTGGTGCGCCTTTTCGAGCATCACCACCTTGTAGCCCATTTCCGCCAGCATCGGCCCCACGGTCGAGCCGGCCGGCCCACCACCGATGACCAGCACATCGCACTGCCGACGCTCCACTCCCTGCACTTGTTCCATCATTGAAACCCTTATTTTGTTCTCTGCGGCGGCGATGAGTTATTTGCCTTTGTAGGTCATGTAGCCCACTGTTTCGGAATGGCCGTCGATCTTGCTGACGCTTCCCTTGGCCCAATACACGTAATAGGGGCCGAAACTCGACCACCAGTAGCGCCAATAGGGACCGTCCAGGCGCGGATTTTCGTTGGTTTGCGGATGGCCGACCGCCATGATGACCTGTTCCCTGGTCATGCCTTTCATGAGCTGGCCCTTGGCGATCGCCGCCCGCACAGCCGGCGAGAATTTCGCCATCTTCACTTTCGGGTCGTCCAGCACAACCATCTTGCTGACCCACTGCTCGGTCGTTTCCTCGGCCCGGCCATAATCGTGGCCCAGCCGATAGGCCTTGCCTTCAACATCAATATTGGCGCGATAGCCGTCGATCTTCAAAACCCTGATCGGCGTTCCGGCCGGTATGAACGGCAACTGGGCCAGATTCGAATCGCTGATCCAGTCGCCTGAGTAATGCAGATTGCAACAGGCGTAACCGCTGCGTACCGCTGTTTCCTTTTTCACCTCGGCCGTCGGCTTGCCGTCTTCCGGTTTTGTTTCGTTGCCCTTGCAGGCGCCCAGCGTTACGACAACGCAGGCTGCCACGGTCAACCGGAAAAAGCAGCCAAAAATGAAATGTTCCTTCATGTCAGTGCTCCCCGATGCCCATGACGAAAGAGGGACGATTATACCGCTGCCTGTACGGCTGGCGGCGTACAGCATGCCGAAGCTTCATAGACAACCGGAATGATCTGCTTGGCGGCTTCCCGCCGGGTCAGCTTGACCGGCGACAGCGAGACGATGTTGTCGATCAGCAACTCGGTCGATAGCTGCGGTTTGAGGCCAAGTGGCTGACGTGGATGCAGCTTGAATTCGCGCGCCGCTTTTTCCAGTTGCTCCTTGTTGGAACTGAAATAACGCGCTGCGGCAATGGTCTCCGGCAAGTGCTTGAGCACATGCCAGAGGCTCCAGCGATGCTGCCACAAACGCTTGGCAAAGCGGCGCCGATAGCCTTTGCTGTCGTAGAAGCGCTTGACGTGCCAGTTATACAGCGCGTCCATCTCTTCACGCGACTTGAAACCTTCCGGCAGATACACAAAATTCAGGCAATTCATGAGGCGCCAGTCCTCGACGAAATCGCCGGTCGGATCGTTGATGCACTCGTCCCAGATCGGCGCCCCGTGCAAGGGACTGAACTTGGTCATGTTCATTTCATCGAGTTCGAGCGACAGGATGAAATCGCTCGTCGTCCGCACGGTTTCCGGCGTCTCGCCGGGCATGCCGAAAATGAACAGGCCCTTGGCGCGCAAACCGGCGGCGTGAATCGAATGCACTGTTTCGCGTACCGCTTCGAGCGTAACGCCGGCCTTGTGGCGCTCCATCATTTCCGGATCGGCCGATTCGATGCCGATCGACACCATGAGCGCCCCGGCCTTCTTGAGCTTGGCCAGCATTTCATCCGAGGTATGGCCGGCGCGAATCGCGCAGTTGAATTGCATGCCGAGCGGGTTTTCGATCAACAGTTCGCACAGATCGAGGACACGCTGTTTCTTGGCCGTGAACAGATCGTCGTACATGTTGATGTGCCAGACACCGAAGTTGTCCCGCAAATACTTCATGTGATCGTAAATGTACTGCGGCGAATTGGTCTTGTAGGCCCGCTCGAAAACCGTGCGGTCGCAGAATGAGCAGGTATAGGGACAACCGCGCGAGGTAATCATCGTCGCGCCGTGGCGCTTTTCGTAGGCAAAAAGCGGCAAGTGATAGGCGTGCGGGAAGCCAGCAAGCTTTTCGTAGGCCGGGAAGGGCAGTTCATCGAGGCTGGTGATGCGGTCGCGACGCGGATTGGCAACGATACGTCCGGCCTCGTTGCGCCAGATCAGGTTGCCGATTGATGACAGGGGCTTGCCATCGGCCAGTTCCAGCATGGCCCCTTCGCCTTCGCCCATGACCAGGTAATCAATTTCCGGAAATTGCTCGAGGATGGGTGCGCCGAGCGACGAGACATGGACATTGCCAAAAACGATCTTTATTTCCGGCCGCCGCTCGCGGATATAAGTGGCAATCTCCAAGGCATCCATGAAACCCGAAGTCGTTGCCGAAAAACCGACCATTTCCGGATCGGTCGCCAGCACGATCTCGGCATTTTCCGCGATGCTCGGTGGCGCATAGGGGCCGAGGCAATCGTGCAATTGCACGCTGTGATCAAATTTTTCCAGCCAGCTGGCCAGTTGCATGATGCCGATCGGCGGCATACGGTTGGCCAGCACCGAAAAATCGGGTTGGCCAGGGACAAAATTGAAGCCAGCTGGGTGAACAAGCGTGATACGCATCGGTTTTCCTCAAACGAAGTGGCTGAATTTTATTTGAAAATGCCGACGCACTTCAGTTCCGGGAAAAGTATTACAAAAGCCTGAACGTATCCCATGAAAATTTCACGATCAAGACAGCGACCGTGATGAGAAACAATTGGCGAATGAAGCCACTGCCATGCTTCAAGGCCAGCCGCGTACCGATCACCGACCCCGTGACATTAGCCACGGCCATCGAAGCAGCCAGCAACGGTAAAACATGGCCGTGTGGCAGAAAATAGCCAAGGGCAGCGAGATTGGTTGCCACATTGACTACCTTCGCGCCGGCCGAGGCATGCAGAAAGTCGAATCCAAAGAAGCGAACAAACAGGAAAATCAGAAAGCTACCGGTTCCCGGCCCGAAAAAACCATCATAAAAACCGATGATTCCACCCAGCAAAATGGCAAAAAGCAGCTCGCTATGGCCGGCATGGGCGGGTTTGTGAATCAATCCGAAATTCTTGCGTTTTAGCGTGTAGACCGCAGCAATGATCAGCAACAGCAAGATTAGCGGCCGAACTACATCCTTGGGCAGCCAGGCAACAACTGCCGCACCGATGTAGGAAAAGCCAAACGCTGCAATGGCTGCCGGCAGGATGGTCCGCCACGGCATGACAACCTGCCGGGCATAGCGCCAGGTGGCGTTGGCCGTTCCAAAAACGCTGGCAAATTTGTTGGTGCCAAAAAGTGTCGCTGCCGATTCGCCTGGATGCACGGCAAACAGGGCGGGAATTTGAATCAGTCCTCCGCCACCAACGACCGCATCAACAGCGCCAGCCATCAAGGCAGCAAACAACAAAACCACTATTTCCGGTGTGATGAAGTCCAAGTTACAGGTCCAAGTTTCAAGTTAGTGCGGTGTACAGGGTTTTAAATAATAACTATATGTAAACCTACTACTGAGAATAACTTAGCAACAAGTCTGTGGATAAAAACAAATTTCGTTTTATTTTCATAAACTTGAAGCTACTTAAATTGGCTTGGTAACCCACTGGCTTGCCTGTGGATGGATTCCGGATAGTTTTTTGTTTTTTGAAAATAGACGACTTGCCCACAATTGCTGGACAGCTTGTGCACAGGCTTATCTACAGCCTCAAAACACGCTATCGATACAGATTTCTGAACGCTGCTTTGGTCTAAAAATGCGAAACCCGGCTCAAGGCCGGGTTAATTTTCTCTTTAAATTTCTTCTGAAAACAATTCGCAGAAGCAGTTTTCCAGCTATTTCGATGGCCTTGCTTCAGTGCTTATCTGTCTCGGAAGAAGGATCGTTTTGACTATCAAGCTCTCTAAAGGCAATGATCTGACTACCTTCAGCATCAAAGGTAGATGGTGACGGAGCCTGTTTTCGTTCTGGCAAGATAGTTTTTAGAAAATCTTCAGTAAGAAATTCCAGAGGATCGCGCGCACCCAAGACATATTCAGATCGACGGGCCGTAATGACAACGAAGGAGTTTGCTTCGATCTCATAAGCTGTCAGGTAGGAAGTCCGGATAATCGACGCTTGCGGGAAGCGGGGGTTCGAACTCGCGACTTCCCCTTCAATACACGCAAGGTACTGACCATTTTCTGGCGCTTTGGCGTGAATGATTTTCCAATGGTTGAGTACGTTACGAGTATTCATTTGAAAGTCATGAAGTGAATGTGGACTATTTTCCGATACAAAAACGACTGAAAATCACGCCCAACAGGTCGTCGGCAGTAAATTCGCCGGTAATTTGACTGAGGGATTGTTGAGTCAGACGGAGTTCTTCGGCAAAAAGTTCGAGTGCCGGAAAACTACCTTCGACGACATTTCGGGCCGCGGCGATATGTTCCTGGGCAGCGGACAAGGCACGCAGGTGGCGCTCACGGGCGATGAAAACGTCTTCAGCCTGGTGCCACCCGGCAATACGCAACAACTCTTGGCGCAAGAGTTCTATTCCCTCACCAGAACGGGCAGATAAGGAAATTGCCGTGGTATCCGGCTCAATGTGGCGTTCGGGCTGGGCACCGGAGAGGTCGATCTTGTTGTAGATGGTGACCCGTTTGAGGCGCTCCGGCAGGCGGGAAAGGATTTCCTTGTCGGCAGCGCTGACGCCAGTTCTGGCGTCAACCAGCAAGAGGACGGCATCGGCACGTTCTATTTCCTGCCAGCTGCGGGCAATGCCGATCTTTTCAACCTCGTCTTCGGTCTCGCGAAGGCCGGCAGTATCGATGATGTGTAGCGGAATACCCTCGATCTGGATAGTAGACCGCAACGCATCGCGGGTAGTGCCGGCAATCGGCGTGACGATGGCCAGATCGTCGCCAGCCAGCCGGTTGAGCAGCGAGGACTTGCCGACATTGGGCTTGCCGGCCAGCACGACATGCAGGCCGGATTGCAGGAGCTTGCCCTGGCCGGCGCGGTCGAAAATCTGCGCCAGCTTCAGTTGCAGGGTTTCCAGGCGACCAAAGGCATTGGCCGCCTTGAGAAAATCGATGTCTTCTTCCGGGAAATCGAGCGTGGCTTCGACCAGCATGCGCAGGTTGATCAGTTCGTCGTTGAGTTCGCCGATCGCCCGCGAGAACTCGCCCTGCAGGGAGCGGACCGCAGAACGGGCTGCGCTGCTCGTAGCTGCGTCAATGAGGTCGGCAACGGCTTCGGCCTGGGCCAGGTCCATCTTGCCATTCAGGAAGGCACGACGGCTGAATTCGCCGGGTTCGGCCAGCCTTGCCCCGAGATCGAGACAGCGGGCGAGCAGCATCTGCATGACCACCGGACCACCGTGGCCCTGCAACTCGAGAACGTCTTCGCCGGTAAACGATTGGGGGTTCGGGAAAAACAGCAATATTCCGCTGTCGACCGTAGCACCATCCGCCGCCTTGAAATCAGTTAGCGTTGCGTAACGCGGTTTGGGGGTCTTGCCGGTCAGCGCAAAAGCAAAGGGCAGCAAATTGCTGCCCGAAATGCGGATGACGCCGACACCACCACGACCCGGGGCCGTAGCGATGGCGGCGATGGTGTCTGACTTCACACCTTAGGCTTTCGCGTCATTGGCAGCCTTGCCGCCGGCGTCGATAACCCGCGTTATCTGCCACTGCTGGGCAATGGAGAGCACGTTGTTGACCACCCAGTAGAGGACCAGACCGGCCGGGAACCAAAAGAACATGAAGCCGAAAATCAACGGCATGGCCATCATGACCTTGGCTTGGATCGGGTCTGGCGGCGTCGGGTTGAGTTTGGTCTGGACGAACATCGAGACCATCATGATGACCGGCAGGATGTAGTACGGGTCAGCCGAAGCCAAATCCTTGATCCACAGGATCCACGGTGCATCGCGCATTTCGACGGCACCGAGCAGCACCCAGTAGAGAGAAATGAAGACCGGAATCTGGACCAGGATAGGCAGGCAGCCACCGAGCGGATTGACCTTTTCGGTCTGGTACATCTTCATCATTTCCTGGTTCAGGCGCTGTTTGTCATCACCAAAACGCTCTTTCAACTGCGTCAGGCGTGGCGTCAGAACTTTCATCTTGGCCATCGACTTGTAGGAAGCGGCCGATAACGGGAAGAAAATCGCCTTGATGATGATGGTCAGAATGACAATCGCCCAGCCCCAGTTGCCAACCAGCTTGTGGATCGCTTCGAGCGCCCAGAAAATTGGCGCTGCAACCACCGTCAACCAGCCGTAGTCGACCACCAGATCCAGTCCGGTCGCCACTTCCTTGAGGGCTGACTGTTCCTGCGGACCGGCATACAAACTGACCGAAGTTTCGCCCTTGGCTCCTGGTGCGATCTCGGCAACCGGCACAATGACGCCAGTCTGGAAAACGTTGCTGCCTTCAACCTTGCGCATGTAGAACTCGCGCTGGGTCTTTTCCTTCGGTACCCAGGCAGCCACGAAGTAATGCTGGACCATGGCCAGCCAGCCGTTGTCAGCCGTCTTGGCAAACTTGGCCTTGTTGTCGGCGATATGGCCAAAATCGATCTTCTGATACTTCTCCGCGTCGGTATAAACAGCCGGACCGGTAAAGGTCGAGACCATCTTGGTTTCACCCGCCGGCGCCACGTCGTCGCGCTGCAACTGGTAGTAGGCGT
It encodes:
- a CDS encoding glycosyltransferase family 2 protein, with protein sequence MPAASKTHLVLIPSYNPGPKVLDTVRAARAQWTPVWVVVDGSTDGSAEKLQALAADDEGLKIIVLPENRGKGSAVLEGITLAAAAGFTHALTMDSDGQHPADLIPAFMAASQAEPDKMVLGKPVFAADAPALRVNGRKVSNGWANLETLWMGIGDSLYGFRVYPVMPLIRIMRANRFMRRFDFDPEAVVRLCWEGVKPVNIDAPVRYFRADEGGVSHFKYLRDNTLLTWMHTRLFIGFVLRLPLLILRRLT
- a CDS encoding lysophospholipid acyltransferase family protein, which translates into the protein MTDRSRAGNPLWMAYEYLAMVIGLGALAVLCLIWLPCALVLDFLLPRRLGQTFGRAAISWGFRLYLRVLTVFCACRFDLAEIDRLRDQGPLIVAANHPSLLDAVMIVSRLPNAVCVMKAALMDNLLFGAAARLARYIRNDAALDMILGGRDELEQGAHLVIFPEGSRTLDFPFDASSPSVGLIANRSKVDVQTLLIEFSTPYLGKAWPLFRRPELPLTCRVRLGRRFPPPTNIQAFTAELDAYFHFEFGQNFRSTVAFAA
- a CDS encoding NAD(P)/FAD-dependent oxidoreductase; this translates as MMEQVQGVERRQCDVLVIGGGPAGSTVGPMLAEMGYKVVMLEKAHHPRFHIGESLLPANLPLFERMGIAEEVKAIGMVKPGAEFVSPNHEMSSVFVFADAWDKSMPTAYQVKRDEFDTILIRNAEKKGVEVHEGCKAKAVEFLPDNTANVRAMHDDGRETEWQARFVVDASGRDTFLANRFQIKHRNPKHNSSAIYGHFTGAKRHEGQAEGNITIFWFEHGWFWFIPMQNDITSIGMVTWPYYMKTKGERSLEQFLRDGFAQCPKLMERLQDAKLINEVEATGNFSYVSERNHGNNYVMLGDAYAFIDPVFSSGVLLAMNSGVIAAEAIDTCLKNPAKAPAALKKFDALMKHGPKEFSWFIYRVTNPIMRDFFMGPSNVFRAKEAVLSMLAGDIFGKTPIWRSIMMFKLIYYIANITQPKRAFMGWKRRRFNIRKVDDAVVYNA
- the mnmE gene encoding tRNA uridine-5-carboxymethylaminomethyl(34) synthesis GTPase MnmE; the protein is MKSDTIAAIATAPGRGGVGVIRISGSNLLPFAFALTGKTPKPRYATLTDFKAADGATVDSGILLFFPNPQSFTGEDVLELQGHGGPVVMQMLLARCLDLGARLAEPGEFSRRAFLNGKMDLAQAEAVADLIDAATSSAARSAVRSLQGEFSRAIGELNDELINLRMLVEATLDFPEEDIDFLKAANAFGRLETLQLKLAQIFDRAGQGKLLQSGLHVVLAGKPNVGKSSLLNRLAGDDLAIVTPIAGTTRDALRSTIQIEGIPLHIIDTAGLRETEDEVEKIGIARSWQEIERADAVLLLVDARTGVSAADKEILSRLPERLKRVTIYNKIDLSGAQPERHIEPDTTAISLSARSGEGIELLRQELLRIAGWHQAEDVFIARERHLRALSAAQEHIAAARNVVEGSFPALELFAEELRLTQQSLSQITGEFTADDLLGVIFSRFCIGK
- a CDS encoding chorismate transformation enzyme, FkbO/Hyg5 family, whose amino-acid sequence is MALQFVSSPSAVSRETGSELGGALVGEPPSGAVPVWPVQRVFAPLLGATSAAIHETWLSDQPVVAGCCEGIVWRRTNGLLYGVMELDEADFAASAKGSPLQAASEEAYRRIFRLLDAEQVPHLWRVWNYLSAINLETDGLERYRQFNIGRQDAFLDCHRDATGNVPAACAIGLAGSPLSIAFMAGALPAVALENPRQVSAYNYPADYGPRSPTFSRGTLVYPPAQEILFISGTASIVGHETVAPGDVAGQCRESMANIAAVVAEANRLCRTGPYALTDLSYRVYVRQAADFRVIRETLAPLVGMAEIVYMQADICRHDLLLEIEAMASHSLEEA
- a CDS encoding MipA/OmpV family protein, yielding MAMSKKLRKGALAVLGLAAVASGVQAAGDQPLWEIGAGLAAFSFPSYRGSDQTHNFLMPVPHFTYHGDFLKADRQGIRGSFFDSDRLDLTVSLALAPPVSSDDITARAGMPDLEGTFEIGPQMDVTFWRSENRARFVKLLLPLRAAVTVEGSPKTIGWVFHPKLNMDITDIPGMGGWNLGMLAGPLFGDKRQHAYYYTVAPQYATADRPAYEAKAGYAGMQYLVALSKRFSKYWVGGFVRYDNLSGATFEDSPLVRQKDYFAAGVAFTWVFGESSTRVKVDD
- a CDS encoding sulfite exporter TauE/SafE family protein; protein product: MDFITPEIVVLLFAALMAGAVDAVVGGGGLIQIPALFAVHPGESAATLFGTNKFASVFGTANATWRYARQVVMPWRTILPAAIAAFGFSYIGAAVVAWLPKDVVRPLILLLLIIAAVYTLKRKNFGLIHKPAHAGHSELLFAILLGGIIGFYDGFFGPGTGSFLIFLFVRFFGFDFLHASAGAKVVNVATNLAALGYFLPHGHVLPLLAASMAVANVTGSVIGTRLALKHGSGFIRQLFLITVAVLIVKFSWDTFRLL
- a CDS encoding B12-binding domain-containing radical SAM protein produces the protein MRITLVHPAGFNFVPGQPDFSVLANRMPPIGIMQLASWLEKFDHSVQLHDCLGPYAPPSIAENAEIVLATDPEMVGFSATTSGFMDALEIATYIRERRPEIKIVFGNVHVSSLGAPILEQFPEIDYLVMGEGEGAMLELADGKPLSSIGNLIWRNEAGRIVANPRRDRITSLDELPFPAYEKLAGFPHAYHLPLFAYEKRHGATMITSRGCPYTCSFCDRTVFERAYKTNSPQYIYDHMKYLRDNFGVWHINMYDDLFTAKKQRVLDLCELLIENPLGMQFNCAIRAGHTSDEMLAKLKKAGALMVSIGIESADPEMMERHKAGVTLEAVRETVHSIHAAGLRAKGLFIFGMPGETPETVRTTSDFILSLELDEMNMTKFSPLHGAPIWDECINDPTGDFVEDWRLMNCLNFVYLPEGFKSREEMDALYNWHVKRFYDSKGYRRRFAKRLWQHRWSLWHVLKHLPETIAAARYFSSNKEQLEKAAREFKLHPRQPLGLKPQLSTELLIDNIVSLSPVKLTRREAAKQIIPVVYEASACCTPPAVQAAV
- a CDS encoding cation:proton antiporter, yielding MNTTEIFLIAMAIIFTVPYLIWRLGNTDYYAPLVVVQIITGILLGPGILGKAYPEYYQFVFNPTVIQSLNGIAWWAVMLFVMIAGIELDLRKAWAHRRESGITAGLALGTPLLFGCAAAALMLTVDGWMGPKALTWQFVVGVGMACAVTALPILILLMEKLEVLRQPIGQRILRYASLDDIAIWGVLALILMDWERIGRQGTFLVAFIVAAWLFHKLMVRLAERDRWYVALIWLAVVSFGADWAGLHFMVGAFLAGASMEAEWFDQEKMDLLRHHVLLVVMPVFFLSTGLRTNWNVGGTAVFIAAAVLLVASVSGKLIGVRIAGRVLNWAPGEASIIGWLLQTKALIMIIFANILLDKQIITSETFTALLLMAVVSTMLTVPVVAPKLARIKELILRSA